The Mycolicibacterium hassiacum DSM 44199 genome includes a window with the following:
- a CDS encoding GNAT family N-acetyltransferase produces the protein MTTVEALTGPRVTLRAPTLDDADPLFERACSDPEVARYMVWQVHPDVEETRRVIREVLNSGGETSWAIDLPGTGPIGVIGSRRPRPHHIEFGYYLGRPWWRQGYMTEAVRLLLDSARRDPAVYRVSAYCHVDNTASARLLEHCGLRLEGRLARCLVLPNLGPEPQDCLLYGLALR, from the coding sequence ATGACGACCGTCGAGGCCCTGACCGGTCCGCGGGTGACGCTACGGGCACCCACCCTCGACGACGCGGACCCGCTGTTCGAGCGGGCCTGCTCGGATCCGGAGGTGGCGCGCTACATGGTGTGGCAAGTCCACCCCGACGTCGAGGAGACCCGCCGGGTGATCCGCGAGGTGCTCAACAGCGGCGGGGAGACCAGCTGGGCGATCGATCTGCCGGGCACCGGCCCGATCGGGGTGATCGGGTCGCGGCGGCCGCGGCCGCACCACATCGAATTCGGCTACTACCTGGGGCGGCCCTGGTGGCGGCAGGGCTACATGACCGAGGCGGTGCGGCTGCTGCTCGACTCCGCGCGTCGCGATCCGGCGGTGTATCGGGTGTCGGCGTACTGCCATGTCGACAACACCGCCTCGGCACGGCTGCTGGAACACTGCGGGCTGCGGCTGGAGGGGCGGTTGGCCCGCTGTCTGGTGCTGCCCAACCTCGGTCCGGAACCGCAGGACTGCCTGCTCTACGGGCTGGCACTGCGCTGA
- a CDS encoding Rrf2 family transcriptional regulator, translated as MRMSAKAEYAVRAMVQLATVPEGSVVKTDDLAKAQGIPPQFLVDILSDLRTDRLVRSHRGREGGYALARPATEISIADVLRCIDGPLASVRDIGLGDLPYSGPTAALTDVWRALRASMRSVLEQTSLADVASGQLPEHVRELADEYRRQEIRRGHAVG; from the coding sequence ATGCGGATGTCGGCCAAAGCGGAGTACGCGGTGCGCGCGATGGTCCAGTTGGCGACCGTGCCGGAGGGGTCGGTCGTCAAGACCGACGACCTGGCCAAGGCCCAGGGCATTCCGCCGCAGTTCCTCGTCGACATCCTGTCCGACCTGCGCACCGACCGTCTGGTGCGCAGCCACCGCGGCCGAGAGGGCGGTTACGCGCTGGCCCGGCCGGCCACCGAGATCAGCATCGCCGATGTGCTGCGCTGCATCGACGGGCCGCTGGCCAGCGTGCGCGATATCGGGCTGGGTGACCTGCCGTACTCCGGGCCGACGGCGGCGCTGACCGATGTGTGGCGGGCGCTGCGCGCCAGCATGCGCTCGGTGCTGGAGCAGACCAGCCTCGCCGACGTAGCGTCCGGGCAGCTGCCCGAGCACGTGCGCGAGCTCGCCGACGAGTACCGACGCCAGGAGATCCGGCGCGGCCACGCAGTGGGCTGA
- a CDS encoding 3'(2'),5'-bisphosphate nucleotidase CysQ — translation MTDHEVAARLATEAGRLLLAVRDELAGASEAERKAAGDKRSHDFLMSALAAERPDDAVLSEEGVDDPRRLAAERVWIVDPLDGTREFSELGRDDWAVHVALWQRGELVAGAVALPAQGVTLATPTVAAPGGSDGPPRVVVSRTRPPALALDVRDALGGVLVEMGSAGAKVAAVVQGRADVYVHAGGQYEWDSAAPVAVARAAGLHTSRIDGSPLRYNARDPLLPDLLVCRPELAESVLAITA, via the coding sequence GTGACCGATCACGAGGTCGCCGCCCGGTTGGCGACGGAGGCGGGACGGCTGCTGCTCGCGGTCCGGGACGAACTCGCCGGCGCCTCGGAGGCCGAGCGGAAAGCCGCCGGCGACAAGCGTTCTCACGACTTCCTGATGTCGGCGCTGGCGGCCGAGCGGCCGGATGACGCGGTGCTGTCCGAGGAGGGCGTCGACGATCCCCGGCGGCTGGCGGCCGAGCGGGTGTGGATCGTCGACCCGCTCGACGGCACCCGGGAGTTCTCCGAACTCGGCCGCGACGACTGGGCGGTGCATGTCGCGCTGTGGCAGCGCGGGGAGCTGGTCGCCGGTGCGGTCGCGCTGCCCGCCCAGGGGGTCACGCTGGCGACCCCGACGGTCGCCGCGCCCGGCGGCTCGGACGGCCCGCCGCGCGTCGTGGTGTCACGGACCCGCCCACCCGCGCTGGCGCTGGACGTGCGCGACGCACTGGGCGGTGTGCTGGTCGAGATGGGCTCGGCCGGCGCCAAGGTCGCCGCGGTGGTGCAGGGCCGGGCCGACGTCTACGTGCACGCCGGCGGGCAGTACGAGTGGGATTCGGCGGCCCCGGTCGCGGTGGCGCGGGCCGCGGGGCTGCACACTTCGCGTATCGACGGGTCGCCGCTGCGCTACAACGCCCGCGACCCGCTGCTGCCCGATCTGCTGGTGTGCCGGCCGGAGCTGGCCGAGTCGGTGCTCGCGATCACGGCCTGA
- the cysN gene encoding sulfate adenylyltransferase subunit CysN, producing MTRSSTLLRIATAGSVDDGKSTLIGRLLYDSKAVMEDQLAAVERTSRERGHDYTDLALVTDGLRAEREQGITIDVAYRYFATAKRKFIIADTPGHIQYTRNMVTGASTAHLVIVLVDARHGVLEQSRRHAFLASLLGIRHIVLAVNKMDLIDWDQDKFEKIRDDFHEFAARLDIHDVTTIPISALHGDNVVTKSPNAPWYDGPSLLSHLEDVYIAGDRNLVDVRFPVQYVIRPHTREHQDHRSYAGTVASGVMRPGDEIVVLPSGKSSRITAIEGPSGPVEEAFPPMAVSISLADDLDISRGDMIARPNNQPRVTQEFDATVCWMADDSALEPGREYIIKHTTRTTRARVTELDYRLDVNTLHRDKSATALKLNELGRISLRTHMPLLVDEYSRNTTTGSFILIDPNTNGTVAAGMILPHVAGRTASPNVVRHASLARPEDRLTRGRTVWFTGLSGSGKSSVAMLVERKLLERGVPAYVLDGDNLRHGLNADLGFSMADRAENQRRLAHVAAILADAGQVVLVPAISPLREHRQLARQVTTDAGLDFFEVFCDSPLEDCERRDPKGLYAKARRGEITHFTGIDSPYQRPKNPDLRLTPDQTLEEQAELVIALLDSRK from the coding sequence ATGACACGGTCGAGCACGCTGCTGCGCATCGCGACCGCCGGATCGGTCGACGACGGCAAGTCCACCCTGATCGGGCGGCTGCTGTACGACTCCAAGGCCGTCATGGAGGATCAGCTCGCGGCGGTCGAGCGCACCTCCCGCGAACGCGGACACGACTACACCGACCTGGCCCTGGTGACCGACGGGCTGCGCGCCGAACGCGAGCAGGGCATCACCATCGACGTCGCCTACCGCTACTTCGCCACGGCCAAGCGGAAATTCATCATCGCCGACACGCCGGGCCACATTCAGTACACCCGCAACATGGTCACCGGCGCCTCGACCGCACACCTGGTCATCGTGCTGGTCGACGCGCGCCACGGCGTGCTCGAGCAGTCGCGCCGGCACGCGTTCCTGGCGTCGCTGCTGGGCATCCGCCACATCGTGCTGGCGGTCAACAAGATGGACCTGATCGACTGGGATCAGGACAAGTTCGAGAAGATCCGCGACGACTTCCACGAGTTCGCCGCCCGCCTCGACATCCACGACGTCACCACGATCCCGATCTCGGCGCTGCACGGCGACAACGTCGTCACCAAGTCGCCGAACGCGCCCTGGTACGACGGTCCTTCGCTGCTGTCGCACCTCGAGGACGTCTACATCGCCGGTGACCGCAACCTGGTCGACGTACGGTTCCCGGTACAGTACGTGATCCGGCCGCACACCCGCGAGCATCAGGACCACCGCAGCTACGCCGGCACGGTCGCCAGCGGGGTGATGCGCCCGGGCGACGAGATCGTGGTGCTGCCCAGCGGAAAGAGCAGCCGCATCACCGCGATCGAGGGCCCCAGCGGGCCGGTCGAGGAGGCGTTCCCGCCGATGGCGGTGTCGATCAGCCTGGCCGATGATCTCGACATCTCGCGCGGCGACATGATCGCCCGGCCGAACAACCAGCCGCGGGTCACCCAGGAGTTCGACGCGACCGTGTGCTGGATGGCCGACGACTCGGCGCTGGAACCGGGCCGTGAGTACATCATCAAGCACACCACCCGCACCACCCGGGCCCGGGTGACCGAGCTCGACTACCGGCTCGACGTCAACACGCTGCACCGCGACAAGTCCGCGACCGCGCTCAAACTCAATGAGCTGGGCCGGATCTCGCTGCGGACACACATGCCGCTGCTGGTCGACGAGTACAGCCGCAACACCACCACCGGCTCGTTCATCCTGATCGATCCGAACACCAACGGCACCGTGGCGGCGGGCATGATCCTGCCGCATGTGGCCGGGCGCACCGCGAGCCCGAACGTCGTGCGCCACGCGTCGCTGGCCAGGCCCGAGGACCGGCTGACCAGGGGACGGACCGTCTGGTTCACCGGGCTGTCCGGCTCCGGAAAGTCGTCGGTGGCCATGCTCGTCGAGCGCAAGCTCCTCGAACGAGGCGTCCCCGCATACGTTCTCGACGGTGACAACCTCCGCCACGGACTCAACGCCGATCTCGGCTTCTCGATGGCCGACCGGGCCGAGAACCAGCGCCGGCTCGCCCATGTCGCCGCGATCCTCGCCGACGCGGGCCAGGTGGTGCTGGTGCCGGCGATCAGCCCGCTGCGTGAGCACCGGCAGCTGGCCCGCCAGGTGACCACCGACGCCGGGCTCGACTTCTTCGAGGTGTTCTGCGACAGCCCGCTGGAGGACTGCGAGCGTCGTGACCCGAAGGGGCTGTACGCCAAAGCCCGTCGCGGGGAGATCACGCACTTCACCGGGATCGACAGCCCGTACCAGCGGCCGAAGAACCCCGATCTGCGGCTCACCCCGGACCAGACGCTCGAAGAGCAGGCGGAGTTGGTGATCGCCCTGCTGGACAGCCGGAAGTGA
- the cysD gene encoding sulfate adenylyltransferase subunit CysD, with the protein MTAVEQQNAGRYELSHLRSLEAEAIHIIREVAAEFERPVLLFSGGKDSIVMLHLALKAFRPGRLPFPVMHVDTGHNFEEVLQTRDELVDEYNLRLIVARVQDDIDAGRVADSYPSRNPIQTVTLLRAIRENKFDAAFGGARRDEEKARAKERVFSFRDEFGQWDPKNQRPELWNLYNGRHRKGEHIRVFPLSNWTEYDVWSYIGAENIKLPSIYFAHRRKVFERDGMLLAVHKYMQPREDETVVEKSVRFRTVGDVTCTGCVESTASTVDEVIAETAVSRLTERGATRADDRISEAGMEDRKREGYF; encoded by the coding sequence ATGACAGCCGTCGAGCAACAGAACGCCGGCCGCTACGAGCTGAGCCATCTGCGCTCGCTGGAGGCCGAGGCGATCCACATCATCCGCGAGGTGGCCGCGGAGTTCGAGCGGCCGGTGCTGCTGTTCTCCGGCGGCAAGGACTCGATCGTGATGCTGCACCTGGCGCTGAAGGCGTTCCGTCCCGGCCGGCTGCCGTTCCCGGTGATGCATGTCGACACCGGGCACAACTTCGAGGAGGTCCTGCAGACCCGCGACGAGCTGGTCGACGAGTACAACCTCCGGCTGATCGTGGCCCGGGTGCAGGACGACATCGACGCGGGCCGGGTCGCCGACAGCTACCCGTCGCGCAACCCGATCCAGACCGTCACCCTGCTGCGGGCGATCCGGGAGAACAAGTTCGACGCCGCGTTCGGCGGGGCCCGCCGCGACGAGGAGAAGGCCCGCGCCAAGGAGCGGGTGTTCAGCTTCCGCGACGAGTTCGGCCAGTGGGACCCGAAGAACCAGCGGCCGGAGCTATGGAACCTCTACAACGGCCGGCACCGCAAGGGTGAGCACATCCGGGTGTTCCCGCTGTCGAACTGGACCGAGTACGACGTGTGGTCCTACATCGGCGCGGAGAACATCAAGCTTCCGTCGATCTACTTCGCGCACCGGCGCAAGGTGTTCGAACGCGACGGCATGTTGCTGGCCGTGCACAAGTACATGCAGCCGCGCGAGGACGAGACCGTCGTCGAGAAGAGCGTGCGCTTCCGCACCGTCGGCGACGTCACTTGCACCGGCTGCGTGGAGTCCACGGCGAGCACCGTCGACGAGGTGATCGCCGAGACCGCGGTCTCGCGGCTGACCGAACGGGGCGCCACCCGCGCCGACGACCGCATCTCCGAAGCCGGTATGGAGGACCGCAAGCGGGAGGGGTACTTCTGA
- a CDS encoding DUF732 domain-containing protein — translation MGRSFLRSAVLATGTAVTLAVAPLPAAGAQPTPEFCVAMQGAGFDTDCTTLIGLGKQVCTAYDRGASWASVADALDARTGDETLSNFVIAGAPMYLCPQHADKNP, via the coding sequence ATGGGCCGTTCGTTCCTGCGCAGCGCCGTGCTGGCGACCGGCACCGCCGTGACGCTGGCCGTCGCGCCGCTGCCCGCCGCGGGTGCCCAGCCCACCCCCGAGTTCTGCGTGGCGATGCAGGGCGCCGGGTTCGACACCGACTGCACCACCCTGATCGGACTGGGCAAGCAGGTGTGCACGGCCTACGATCGCGGCGCGAGCTGGGCATCGGTGGCCGACGCGCTCGACGCGCGCACCGGTGACGAGACGCTGTCGAACTTCGTGATCGCGGGCGCGCCGATGTACCTGTGCCCGCAGCACGCCGACAAGAACCCCTGA
- a CDS encoding sensor histidine kinase: protein MSSSPRPERRNPLGLPGLRGWSLRARLVLTQVMLLAVVCAGICVATEFALQRFLVHQLDQQVLETARRSAVIYRLGPPPPGGFGLRPPPPGWVGPSPPERPRRILYRVPREDDGPGPSFLNAPGQATRTVGAVLADGRPIEAGVITADGGRAEISEQAAGQLAALPPEGRPTTVDLDGLGRYRLVAHALGPDRTIVTGLPMTDVDATLLSVLMIFGVVGVVVLGVAATVGTLIIRRQLAPLSRASAAARQVADLELERGEVRLPTPIVKVDPASAHTEIGQLGSALNRMLDRIASALATRHASETRIRQFVADASHELRTPLAAIRGYTELVQRRHAELPDDVAHAMDRVQSETERMTQLVEDMLLLARLDTGRPLDFEPVDLTRLVVDATSDAHVAAPEHRWSLDLPDEPVVVEGDEARLRQVLANLLANARVHTPPGTAVTTSLAVHDDAVVLTVADDGPGIPEWLQPEVFQRFARGDSSRSRRGGSTGLGLAIVAAVVKAHRGTIDVHSVPGDTRFVVRLPR from the coding sequence ATGTCCTCAAGCCCGCGACCTGAGCGGCGCAACCCGCTGGGCCTGCCGGGGCTGCGCGGCTGGTCGCTGCGGGCCCGGCTGGTGCTCACCCAGGTGATGCTGCTGGCGGTGGTGTGCGCGGGCATCTGCGTGGCCACCGAGTTCGCCCTGCAGCGGTTCCTGGTTCACCAGCTCGACCAGCAGGTGCTCGAGACCGCCCGCCGGTCGGCGGTGATCTACCGGCTCGGCCCGCCCCCTCCGGGTGGTTTCGGTCTGCGCCCGCCACCGCCGGGCTGGGTCGGCCCGTCGCCGCCGGAACGGCCGCGCCGCATCCTCTACCGCGTCCCGCGCGAGGACGACGGTCCGGGCCCGTCGTTCCTCAACGCCCCCGGGCAGGCCACCCGCACCGTCGGCGCCGTGCTCGCCGACGGCCGCCCGATCGAGGCGGGGGTGATCACCGCCGACGGCGGCCGGGCCGAAATCAGCGAGCAGGCGGCCGGGCAACTGGCCGCGCTGCCACCGGAGGGTCGGCCGACCACCGTCGACCTCGACGGTCTGGGCCGCTACCGGCTCGTCGCCCATGCACTCGGACCGGACCGGACGATCGTCACCGGCCTGCCGATGACCGACGTCGACGCGACCCTGCTGTCGGTGCTGATGATCTTCGGCGTCGTCGGCGTCGTCGTGCTGGGCGTGGCGGCGACCGTGGGCACGCTGATCATCCGGCGCCAGCTCGCGCCGCTGTCGCGGGCCTCCGCGGCCGCGCGCCAGGTGGCCGACCTCGAACTGGAGCGCGGTGAGGTGCGCCTGCCCACCCCGATCGTGAAGGTCGATCCGGCGAGCGCGCACACCGAGATCGGTCAGCTCGGGTCGGCGCTGAACCGCATGCTGGACCGCATCGCCAGCGCGCTGGCGACCCGGCACGCGAGCGAGACCCGGATCCGGCAGTTCGTCGCCGACGCCAGCCACGAACTGCGCACCCCGCTGGCCGCCATCCGCGGCTACACCGAACTGGTGCAGCGCCGGCACGCCGAGCTGCCCGACGATGTCGCCCACGCGATGGACCGGGTCCAGTCCGAGACCGAACGGATGACCCAGCTCGTCGAGGACATGCTGCTGCTGGCCCGGCTGGATACGGGCCGGCCGCTGGATTTCGAACCGGTCGATCTGACCCGGCTCGTGGTGGACGCGACCAGCGATGCGCACGTCGCCGCGCCGGAGCACCGGTGGTCGCTGGATCTACCCGACGAGCCGGTCGTCGTCGAGGGCGACGAGGCGCGGCTGCGTCAGGTGCTGGCGAATCTGCTCGCCAACGCCCGGGTGCACACCCCGCCGGGCACCGCGGTGACCACATCGCTGGCGGTGCACGACGATGCCGTCGTGCTCACGGTGGCCGACGACGGCCCCGGCATCCCGGAGTGGTTGCAGCCGGAGGTGTTTCAGCGGTTCGCCCGCGGGGATTCGTCACGGTCGCGCCGCGGCGGCAGCACCGGTCTGGGCCTGGCGATCGTCGCCGCGGTGGTCAAGGCCCACCGCGGCACGATCGACGTGCACAGCGTCCCCGGCGATACCCGTTTCGTCGTACGCCTGCCGCGCTGA
- a CDS encoding response regulator transcription factor, which produces MRRADGKPIHVLVVDDEPVLAELVSMALRYEGWEISTAGDGATAIELARQTPPDVVVLDVMLPDMSGLDVLRRLREHYPGLPLLLLTARDSVEDRIAGLTAGGDDYVTKPFSIEEVVLRLRALLRRTGIASESDSAKLVVGDLVLDEDSHEVTRGGEQISLTATEFELLRFMMRNAKRVLSKAQILDRVWSYDFGGRSNIVELYVSYLRKKIDNGRPPMIHTVRGAGYVLKPAT; this is translated from the coding sequence ATGCGCCGGGCCGACGGGAAGCCGATCCACGTGCTGGTCGTCGACGACGAGCCGGTGCTGGCCGAGCTGGTGTCGATGGCGCTGCGCTACGAGGGGTGGGAGATCTCCACCGCCGGTGACGGAGCGACCGCCATCGAGCTGGCCCGTCAGACCCCGCCCGATGTGGTCGTGCTCGACGTGATGCTGCCCGACATGAGCGGGCTCGACGTGCTGCGCCGGCTGCGGGAGCACTATCCCGGGTTGCCGTTGCTGCTGCTGACCGCCCGCGACTCGGTGGAGGACCGGATCGCCGGGCTCACCGCGGGCGGCGACGACTACGTCACCAAACCGTTCAGCATCGAAGAGGTGGTGTTGCGGCTGCGGGCGCTGCTGCGCCGCACCGGTATCGCCAGTGAGTCCGACAGCGCCAAACTCGTCGTCGGCGATCTGGTGCTCGACGAGGACAGCCACGAGGTGACTCGCGGCGGTGAACAGATCTCGTTGACCGCCACCGAGTTCGAGCTGTTGCGCTTCATGATGCGCAACGCCAAGCGGGTGTTGTCGAAGGCCCAGATCCTCGATCGGGTGTGGAGCTACGACTTCGGCGGTCGGTCCAACATCGTCGAGTTGTACGTGTCGTACCTGCGTAAGAAGATCGACAACGGCCGACCGCCGATGATCCACACCGTGCGCGGCGCGGGGTATGTCCTCAAGCCCGCGACCTGA
- a CDS encoding ABC transporter permease: MTRFLARRLLNYLVLLALASFLTYTLTSFSFRPLDALEQRNPRPPQAVIDARAAELGLDKPIPVRYAHWASGAIRGDFGKTIDGHSISEELGRRVGVSLRLLVIGTLFGAAIGVVVGAWGAIRQYHLSDRVITVLSLVLLSTPVFVIATLLILGAYRVNTLLGVQVFEYVGETSPALTGGVWSQFVDRLKHLVLPTFTLALMAIAGYSRYQRNAMLDVLGQDFIRTARAKGLTRRQALFRHGLRTALIPMATLFAYGVSGLVTGAVFTEKIFGWHGMGEWLLDGIARQDTNIIAAVTVFSGAAVLLAGLLSDVIYAALDPRVRVG; this comes from the coding sequence ATGACGCGCTTTCTGGCCCGCCGGCTGCTCAACTACCTGGTGCTGCTGGCGCTCGCGTCGTTCCTGACCTACACGCTGACGTCGTTCTCGTTCCGGCCGCTCGACGCCCTCGAACAGCGCAACCCGCGGCCACCCCAGGCGGTCATCGACGCCCGAGCGGCCGAACTGGGTCTGGACAAGCCGATCCCGGTGCGCTACGCACACTGGGCCTCCGGCGCGATACGAGGCGATTTCGGCAAGACCATCGACGGTCACTCGATCTCCGAGGAGCTCGGCCGCCGCGTCGGGGTCAGCCTGCGGCTGCTGGTCATCGGCACGCTGTTCGGCGCCGCGATCGGGGTGGTGGTCGGCGCCTGGGGAGCGATCCGGCAGTACCACCTCAGCGACCGGGTCATCACGGTGCTGTCGCTGGTGCTGTTGAGCACGCCGGTGTTCGTGATCGCCACCCTGCTGATCCTCGGCGCCTACCGGGTGAACACCCTGCTGGGAGTGCAGGTGTTCGAGTATGTCGGCGAGACGTCGCCGGCCCTGACCGGCGGGGTCTGGAGCCAGTTCGTCGACCGGCTCAAACATCTCGTGCTGCCGACGTTCACGCTCGCGCTGATGGCGATCGCCGGCTACAGCCGCTATCAGCGCAACGCGATGCTCGACGTGCTGGGCCAGGACTTCATCCGCACCGCCCGCGCCAAGGGGCTGACCCGCCGCCAGGCCCTGTTCAGGCACGGGCTGCGCACCGCGTTGATCCCGATGGCGACGCTGTTCGCCTACGGCGTCAGCGGTCTGGTGACCGGTGCGGTGTTCACCGAGAAGATCTTCGGCTGGCACGGCATGGGTGAATGGCTGCTGGACGGCATCGCCCGACAGGACACCAACATCATCGCCGCGGTCACCGTGTTCTCCGGTGCGGCGGTGCTGCTCGCCGGGTTGCTCTCCGACGTCATCTATGCGGCGCTCGATCCGAGGGTGCGGGTCGGATGA
- a CDS encoding ABC transporter permease has protein sequence MSEPVTSADAVQAGIDTARFVSRRNLVLRRFLRNKPAVAALAVLVLSFIGCYALPPLLPHSYTELDYGALLQPPGIEHWFGTNALGQDLLALTLRGMQKSLLIGVCVAFAATLIAATVGAVAGYFGGWRDRALMWIVDLLLVVPSFIIVAIVTPRLGPADRVFWLIVLFSVFGWMISSRIVRGMTLSLREREFVIAARYMGVSNTRIIVRHILPNVASLLIIDTTLNVGTAILAETGLSFLGFGIQPPDVSLGTLIATGTNSATAFPWVFLFPAGALVLIILCANLVGDGLRDALDPGARPLRRRRR, from the coding sequence ATGAGCGAGCCGGTCACCTCCGCCGACGCCGTACAGGCCGGTATCGACACCGCGCGGTTCGTGTCGCGCCGGAATCTGGTGCTGCGCAGGTTCTTGCGCAACAAACCCGCGGTCGCGGCACTGGCGGTGCTGGTGCTGTCCTTCATCGGCTGCTACGCACTGCCGCCACTGCTGCCCCACTCCTACACCGAACTCGACTACGGCGCGCTGCTGCAACCGCCCGGCATCGAGCACTGGTTCGGCACCAATGCGCTCGGCCAGGACCTGCTGGCACTGACGCTGCGCGGCATGCAGAAATCGCTGCTGATCGGCGTGTGCGTGGCGTTCGCCGCCACCCTCATCGCCGCCACCGTCGGCGCCGTCGCCGGCTACTTCGGCGGCTGGCGCGACCGCGCCCTGATGTGGATCGTGGACCTGCTGCTGGTGGTGCCGAGCTTCATCATCGTCGCGATCGTGACCCCGCGACTCGGCCCGGCCGATCGGGTGTTCTGGCTGATCGTGTTGTTCTCGGTGTTCGGCTGGATGATCAGCTCCCGCATCGTGCGCGGTATGACGTTGAGCCTGCGGGAGCGCGAGTTCGTGATCGCGGCGCGCTACATGGGGGTCAGCAACACCCGCATCATCGTGCGCCACATCCTGCCGAACGTCGCCTCGCTGCTGATCATCGACACCACCCTCAACGTCGGTACCGCGATCCTGGCCGAAACCGGCCTGAGCTTTCTCGGTTTCGGTATTCAGCCACCGGACGTGTCGCTGGGAACGCTGATCGCCACCGGCACCAACTCGGCCACCGCGTTCCCGTGGGTGTTCCTGTTCCCGGCCGGTGCGCTGGTGTTGATCATCCTGTGCGCCAACCTGGTCGGCGACGGGCTGCGCGACGCGCTCGATCCGGGCGCACGGCCGCTGCGCAGGAGGCGCCGGTGA